Proteins encoded by one window of Paenibacillus sp. DCT19:
- the motB gene encoding flagellar motor protein MotB translates to MKKAKKHEPHEEHNDESWLLPYSDLMTLLLALFIVLFGMSSLDATKFEQMASALSSALNGGSGVLDYSSMNPETPGADLGKKKEQPEEITKKTPNQITDAQMAQKEQEDLEKLKERLDQYISKNGLSDQLNTKLNQSELKITISDNALFSSGRADVKPESRSLAKAISSMLQEFPEYEVVVSGHTDNIPISNNQYKDNWDLSADRALNFLKILLLNTALDPSKFTPSGYGEYHPIASNDTNVGRAQNRRVEVSIIRKYQSNNTSVKAVDSAN, encoded by the coding sequence GTGAAAAAGGCTAAAAAGCACGAACCACATGAAGAACATAATGATGAGAGTTGGTTGCTCCCTTATTCCGACTTGATGACCTTGTTGCTCGCTCTGTTTATTGTGTTGTTCGGCATGAGTTCCCTTGATGCGACTAAGTTTGAGCAAATGGCTTCCGCACTAAGCAGCGCATTGAATGGTGGATCAGGTGTCCTTGATTATAGCTCCATGAATCCTGAAACTCCGGGTGCTGATTTGGGTAAGAAGAAAGAACAGCCTGAGGAGATTACGAAAAAAACACCAAATCAGATTACCGATGCTCAGATGGCTCAGAAAGAGCAAGAGGATCTGGAGAAGCTCAAGGAACGTCTGGATCAGTATATTTCAAAAAATGGACTTTCCGATCAGCTTAACACCAAGTTAAATCAGTCGGAACTGAAGATCACAATCAGTGATAACGCTTTGTTCTCCTCTGGACGAGCCGATGTGAAACCAGAATCGCGCTCCTTGGCCAAAGCGATCTCAAGCATGCTTCAGGAGTTCCCGGAATACGAAGTGGTTGTATCGGGCCATACCGATAACATTCCCATTTCGAACAACCAATATAAGGATAACTGGGATTTGAGTGCTGATCGTGCCCTCAACTTCCTCAAAATTCTGTTGCTTAATACAGCGCTCGATCCTTCCAAGTTCACACCTAGCGGATACGGAGAATACCACCCAATTGCTAGTAATGATACGAATGTTGGACGAGCACAGAATCGACGTGTAGAGGTTTCAATTATTCGGAAATACCAAAGCAACAACACGTCTGTAAAAGCCGTTGATTCGGCTAACTAG
- a CDS encoding C40 family peptidase has protein sequence MFKKKLTAAVLSLTFALSLGAGSAFADSKMDEVIDSAMGTTYKSGGTTLNGFDCSGFTRYVFDKLGIDLARQSSSQFEMGDSVSRSEMRPGDLVFFNTSGSGISHVGIFVGEGKFAHSSSSKGVTISALSENYWANRYVGAKRIMSTEAYETLARD, from the coding sequence TTGTTCAAGAAGAAACTAACCGCAGCTGTACTTAGCCTCACATTTGCATTATCACTTGGAGCTGGCAGCGCATTCGCAGATTCAAAAATGGATGAAGTAATCGACTCAGCAATGGGAACTACATACAAAAGCGGAGGAACAACGCTTAACGGCTTTGACTGCTCTGGATTTACACGGTATGTATTCGACAAGCTTGGCATTGATTTGGCTCGCCAATCAAGCTCCCAATTCGAAATGGGTGACTCTGTGTCCCGTTCAGAAATGAGACCTGGCGATCTGGTATTCTTTAATACTTCTGGCAGTGGAATTTCACACGTAGGTATTTTCGTTGGAGAAGGTAAGTTCGCACACTCTTCTTCTTCCAAAGGCGTTACGATCAGCGCATTGAGCGAAAACTACTGGGCTAACCGTTATGTTGGCGCTAAACGTATTATGAGCACGGAAGCATATGAAACACTCGCACGTGACTAA
- a CDS encoding GNAT family N-acetyltransferase, producing the protein MDEASVTFHVKPMEEEHAQQICSWHYDPPYNIYSWLPWEQMKALEVEFGDVQLRKDQYAVIFDKHDEICGFAQFFPLVGVTRIGLGMHPERCGHGQGVDFVSAIVQEAIRRNPSNEIDLEVLTWNTRAIRVYEKVGFITQDTYERQTPTGLQPFYCMVYAGAR; encoded by the coding sequence ATGGACGAAGCTTCTGTGACGTTTCACGTTAAACCTATGGAAGAGGAACACGCACAGCAGATATGCAGTTGGCATTACGACCCGCCTTATAATATTTATAGTTGGCTTCCTTGGGAGCAGATGAAGGCACTTGAAGTCGAATTTGGGGATGTGCAGCTACGGAAAGATCAATATGCTGTCATTTTTGACAAGCATGATGAGATTTGTGGATTCGCACAGTTCTTTCCACTTGTGGGTGTTACCCGAATTGGGCTGGGTATGCATCCCGAACGATGCGGTCATGGACAAGGCGTGGATTTTGTGTCTGCGATTGTACAAGAAGCGATCCGAAGGAATCCTTCAAACGAAATTGATTTAGAAGTTCTCACCTGGAATACCCGAGCCATTCGGGTTTATGAAAAGGTCGGTTTTATCACCCAAGATACATACGAACGCCAAACCCCTACCGGTTTGCAGCCTTTTTATTGTATGGTGTATGCAGGAGCTCGTTAA
- a CDS encoding cytochrome c, producing MHKWIMSGVFFAACALAIILMFTLPGKEEVAQEAKPTMPEVTMDAGQAEALVKANCISCHGDQLQGGVGPALANIGSQDDVEKIYSTIVKGKGGMPAFKDRLQDEEIANIAMWLAEKK from the coding sequence ATGCACAAATGGATCATGAGCGGGGTATTTTTTGCAGCGTGCGCGTTAGCTATTATTTTAATGTTTACGCTTCCAGGAAAAGAAGAGGTTGCACAAGAAGCTAAACCAACTATGCCGGAAGTCACAATGGATGCCGGACAGGCTGAAGCACTGGTAAAAGCCAATTGTATCTCCTGTCATGGGGATCAGCTTCAAGGGGGCGTAGGCCCGGCTCTTGCGAACATCGGAAGTCAGGATGACGTCGAGAAGATCTACTCCACGATCGTCAAAGGTAAAGGCGGCATGCCTGCGTTCAAGGATCGACTGCAAGATGAAGAAATTGCCAACATTGCGATGTGGCTCGCCGAGAAAAAGTAA
- a CDS encoding carbamoyl transferase: MKAKIREGWFLVRQHMFIAALLFIYQLVWGYFIYRLVQSAVVPLLLRYPVTDAGELSTLLFKMESQLSLSTHPEVHRYLWILGAMLLLRMLITPLIQAGLLYSLQHFNQSEERTPFVRGIKVLWKPMLLLHFIRTLLMLLPAYWLVPKLYAILMDGFHSLQLLLPGIPYVALWIVYGWIIHHVMLYMQFGASAPDGEDRAHGILYALWIALRHIVSVIGIAVLLGGLHLLLFGAFTSASWFLTGLAGLILQQTYPLARCLMSLWKICAHFRLWQSKSTRG; this comes from the coding sequence GTGAAAGCAAAAATACGTGAAGGCTGGTTTCTCGTCCGTCAGCACATGTTCATAGCCGCACTACTATTTATCTATCAATTAGTATGGGGATACTTTATCTATCGGTTAGTGCAGTCCGCAGTAGTCCCGCTGCTGCTTCGGTATCCTGTCACGGATGCTGGAGAGCTCAGTACGCTGTTGTTCAAAATGGAGAGCCAACTGAGTCTCTCTACTCATCCTGAGGTTCATCGGTATCTATGGATTCTTGGAGCCATGCTACTGTTACGCATGCTAATCACTCCCCTCATCCAAGCAGGGCTGTTGTATTCATTACAGCATTTTAATCAATCTGAGGAACGAACTCCTTTTGTCCGTGGCATCAAAGTGTTATGGAAACCGATGTTACTGTTGCACTTCATAAGAACGTTGCTGATGCTGTTACCCGCCTACTGGCTTGTACCAAAACTGTACGCCATTCTAATGGATGGATTCCATTCATTACAACTGTTACTGCCTGGCATTCCATATGTCGCCCTGTGGATCGTGTACGGCTGGATTATTCACCATGTAATGTTATACATGCAGTTCGGTGCATCAGCTCCAGATGGCGAAGACCGGGCACACGGTATATTATACGCTCTATGGATCGCACTTCGTCATATCGTGTCTGTAATTGGCATCGCTGTGCTTCTGGGAGGGCTGCATCTGCTTCTCTTCGGTGCCTTCACTTCAGCATCATGGTTCTTAACAGGCCTCGCTGGCCTTATATTACAGCAAACGTATCCGCTGGCTCGCTGTCTCATGTCTCTATGGAAGATATGTGCCCATTTCCGCTTATGGCAGTCCAAGTCGACTAGAGGTTGA
- a CDS encoding 4a-hydroxytetrahydrobiopterin dehydratase has translation MVFSQEEVEAHLGRLEGWELEEGRWIVRKFVFSNYMKGIAFVDEVAAISEAFNHHPFITIDYTTVTLRLTSWDEGGITSVDIKEAEQFNETFEKMRAE, from the coding sequence ATGGTTTTTTCGCAAGAGGAAGTCGAAGCTCATCTAGGAAGGCTTGAAGGCTGGGAACTAGAGGAGGGCCGATGGATTGTCCGCAAATTTGTATTCTCTAACTACATGAAAGGAATTGCATTTGTAGACGAGGTCGCTGCGATCTCGGAAGCATTCAATCATCATCCTTTCATTACAATTGATTATACGACAGTCACGCTGCGTCTCACGTCATGGGATGAAGGTGGCATTACATCTGTAGATATTAAGGAAGCTGAGCAATTTAACGAGACATTTGAGAAAATGAGGGCGGAATAA
- the motA gene encoding flagellar motor stator protein MotA — MNISTIIGLVLGLASLVFGMMLKHAPVINLVNNPAAYMIIFVGTAGSIFMAFPMSEIKRIPKLFGILFKQQQLVDRVSLIGTFMDWASTTRREGLLALESKVEEIDDQFLRSGMRMIIDGNDQDFVSDVLMENIHTTEERHRSGALIFSQAGMYAPTLGVLGAVVGLIAALADLSDMAKLSQAIAAAFIATLLGIFTGYVLWHPMSNKLKRMSKQEMEIKLMMVEGLLSIQSGVSTIAINQKLSVFLTPSERKQLEEKEGSSGEKG; from the coding sequence ATGAACATTTCAACAATTATTGGACTTGTTTTGGGACTCGCTTCACTTGTATTCGGTATGATGTTGAAGCATGCTCCCGTAATTAATCTGGTCAACAACCCAGCAGCCTACATGATTATATTTGTTGGTACCGCGGGAAGTATTTTTATGGCCTTCCCTATGTCAGAAATCAAGAGAATTCCGAAGCTCTTCGGAATTTTGTTCAAACAGCAACAATTGGTCGATCGCGTATCCCTAATCGGCACGTTTATGGACTGGGCTTCCACTACCCGTCGTGAAGGTTTGCTTGCACTTGAGTCAAAAGTTGAAGAGATTGACGATCAGTTCCTTCGCAGCGGCATGCGAATGATTATCGACGGGAACGATCAAGACTTCGTCAGTGATGTTCTAATGGAAAATATTCACACGACAGAGGAACGCCACCGCAGTGGTGCACTGATCTTCTCCCAAGCAGGTATGTATGCTCCAACACTTGGCGTTCTCGGAGCCGTAGTTGGTTTGATCGCAGCCCTTGCGGATCTTAGCGATATGGCTAAACTCTCTCAAGCGATTGCAGCAGCATTCATCGCTACCCTCTTGGGTATCTTCACAGGTTATGTACTGTGGCACCCGATGTCTAACAAGCTGAAGCGGATGTCCAAGCAAGAAATGGAGATCAAGCTGATGATGGTTGAAGGATTGTTATCCATACAATCCGGTGTATCCACCATTGCTATCAACCAAAAGTTATCCGTATTCCTGACACCTTCCGAACGTAAACAATTGGAAGAGAAGGAGGGATCATCAGGTGAAAAAGGCTAA
- the rbsK gene encoding ribokinase, with product MSDNNQKHPLIAVVGSLNMDLVVKTDTIPEEGETVSGEELHYLAGGKGANQAVASARLGGQTTMIGAVGTDVFGERLLHSLHESGVDASQVRVMDDTATGTASIWLSNGDNRIIVIPGANGKVVPEMLEEADTVKSLTTAAAVLLQLEIPLPAVTRAATIAAEGSALVVLNPAPAVPGLPQELLRCVDVVTPNRSELAVLTGRDHLRPEDLDAAVAELAASLGAAVVTTLGPEGAVYAAAPDGRVQAGRAGASRAPGYAVSAVDTTGAGDCFNGALAVALARGETLDAAVSFAMGAAALSVTKLGAQSGMPSADEVEAFLAQQATSN from the coding sequence ATGTCAGACAACAATCAGAAACATCCGCTTATCGCTGTCGTTGGTAGCCTTAATATGGATCTTGTCGTCAAAACGGATACGATTCCAGAAGAGGGAGAAACGGTCAGTGGGGAAGAGCTGCACTATCTTGCTGGCGGCAAAGGGGCTAATCAGGCAGTGGCCTCCGCTCGTCTAGGTGGGCAGACAACGATGATTGGAGCTGTAGGCACAGATGTGTTTGGTGAACGCCTGCTTCATAGCTTGCATGAGAGCGGGGTAGATGCATCACAGGTTCGTGTCATGGATGATACAGCGACGGGTACGGCCTCGATCTGGCTCTCCAATGGAGATAACCGCATTATTGTTATCCCAGGGGCGAATGGGAAGGTAGTACCGGAGATGCTGGAAGAGGCGGATACGGTGAAAAGCCTGACTACAGCCGCAGCGGTGCTGCTGCAGCTAGAGATCCCGCTGCCAGCGGTCACCCGCGCCGCTACAATAGCGGCAGAAGGCAGCGCACTGGTGGTGCTCAACCCGGCTCCCGCGGTGCCGGGTCTGCCCCAGGAGCTCCTGCGGTGCGTTGACGTCGTCACGCCGAACCGCAGCGAGCTCGCCGTGCTTACCGGCCGGGATCATCTCCGGCCGGAAGACCTGGATGCGGCGGTCGCAGAGCTCGCCGCATCCCTCGGGGCCGCCGTCGTTACGACGCTCGGCCCCGAGGGGGCTGTGTACGCGGCAGCGCCTGATGGCCGCGTACAAGCAGGGCGTGCCGGCGCGAGCCGTGCGCCCGGCTACGCCGTAAGCGCCGTCGATACGACCGGCGCTGGCGACTGCTTCAACGGCGCGCTGGCGGTAGCCCTTGCGCGCGGCGAGACGCTTGACGCGGCAGTCAGCTTCGCTATGGGCGCGGCTGCGCTATCCGTGACGAAGCTGGGTGCCCAGTCCGGAATGCCGTCTGCAGATGAAGTAGAAGCATTTCTTGCGCAGCAGGCAACGAGCAACTGA